From one Spirochaetota bacterium genomic stretch:
- the gltS gene encoding sodium/glutamate symporter — translation MFKIDMIQTVAFAGVVIFMGYGIRRIIPPLSRYNLPAPVIGGLVIALMHLVTRNMGVVPIQFDTTLQAPIMTAFFTTIGFGSSLALFRKGGSMILTFLIISVVFTLVQDAVGIALAVPLRQHPLFGVLNSSVTLVGGPATGLAFAPLFEKAGVQGAASIAIASAMTGIICGGLIGAPIGTWLIERFHPGRSIKREKHIGPPAATAILEEQLHDEPVEAPEGEALEAYALLKNLVAILIAMWAGSWISGAFESTGITLPAYIGAMFAGAIVRNAADLTGVVSLSQRYIDDIGTVSLSLFVAMAMMSLHLWELAGAALPMLVIILAQVALVGAACFWPLYRLFGRDYDAAVMCAGFCGFMLGTTANSMANMESLAERYGPAKRAFLVVPIVGCFFIDLINAIIIMVFINAFS, via the coding sequence ATGTTCAAGATCGATATGATACAGACGGTCGCGTTCGCGGGCGTGGTCATTTTCATGGGCTACGGGATACGCAGGATCATCCCCCCGCTCTCACGGTACAACCTGCCGGCCCCGGTGATCGGGGGGCTTGTCATCGCCCTCATGCATCTTGTCACCCGGAACATGGGCGTTGTGCCAATCCAGTTCGATACCACGCTCCAGGCGCCCATTATGACCGCGTTTTTTACTACGATCGGTTTCGGGAGCAGTCTTGCGCTTTTCAGGAAGGGGGGATCGATGATACTGACCTTCCTGATCATATCGGTCGTGTTCACCCTGGTGCAAGACGCGGTGGGGATCGCGCTGGCGGTTCCACTGAGACAGCACCCGCTGTTCGGGGTTTTGAACTCTTCGGTGACGCTGGTGGGCGGTCCCGCCACGGGGCTCGCCTTCGCCCCGCTGTTCGAGAAGGCGGGCGTACAGGGCGCGGCGTCGATAGCGATCGCAAGTGCGATGACGGGCATTATTTGCGGGGGCCTTATCGGGGCTCCCATCGGGACGTGGCTCATCGAGCGCTTTCATCCGGGACGCTCGATTAAACGCGAAAAACATATCGGCCCCCCCGCCGCCACCGCGATCCTGGAAGAACAGCTCCACGACGAACCGGTCGAAGCGCCCGAGGGGGAGGCGCTCGAGGCCTACGCGCTCCTGAAAAACCTTGTGGCGATCCTCATCGCCATGTGGGCGGGATCTTGGATAAGCGGCGCGTTCGAATCGACTGGAATTACCCTGCCCGCGTATATCGGGGCGATGTTCGCCGGCGCTATCGTACGCAACGCTGCCGACCTGACCGGCGTCGTCTCGCTGTCGCAGCGGTATATCGACGACATTGGGACCGTTTCGCTTTCGCTGTTCGTCGCGATGGCCATGATGTCCCTGCACCTGTGGGAGCTCGCGGGCGCGGCGCTGCCCATGCTCGTCATCATCCTGGCGCAGGTGGCGCTCGTGGGCGCGGCGTGCTTCTGGCCGCTGTACCGGCTTTTCGGCAGGGATTACGACGCCGCGGTCATGTGTGCGGGTTTCTGCGGTTTCATGCTGGGGACCACGGCCAATTCCATGGCGAACATGGAATCGCTCGCGGAGCGCTACGGGCCGGCCAAGCGGGCCTTTCTCGTCGTTCCCATCGTCGGGTGCTTTTTTATCGACCTGATCAATGCGATCATCATCATGGTGTTTATTAACGCGTTTTCGTGA
- a CDS encoding anti-sigma factor antagonist — MNSEVGMAEVKILESETEISLQLDGSFNITNCGVLREALETVIAKKQDRIMIDCQKLLEIDSSAIAELVKTTRNVIGKKKLFLRGVNPEIMKTFKVVGLHTFFKMV, encoded by the coding sequence ATGAACAGTGAGGTCGGCATGGCGGAGGTGAAAATACTGGAGTCCGAAACTGAGATATCCCTGCAACTGGACGGCAGTTTTAATATCACCAATTGCGGCGTATTACGGGAAGCACTGGAAACGGTCATAGCAAAAAAGCAGGACCGTATCATGATCGATTGCCAGAAGCTCCTTGAGATCGATTCGTCGGCGATCGCCGAGCTGGTGAAGACGACCCGAAACGTGATCGGCAAAAAAAAGCTGTTTCTTCGGGGCGTAAACCCTGAGATCATGAAAACCTTCAAGGTAGTGGGGCTTCATACCTTTTTTAAAATGGTGTAA